The following proteins come from a genomic window of Thermosinus carboxydivorans Nor1:
- a CDS encoding IS1182 family transposase produces the protein MYIRQKPLFSFDTLMQYQPKTRLAMVFESIDLHPLLKTLPIKSIRGPKGYSSAALIKAFLAMRLCSIPTVTLLVERLKTDLVFRYECGFSLEQPVPSLATFSRFFQKIAETDSLQVLFSALVDTAIQDKVISGEVVAIDASAIDSYEKPVPKKELNSNGDSATWGAKLDTHGNQHVWFGYKLHLAVDTKSELPIAVKVTPANRNDVTQAIPLMDEIKHQPKYYCMDMGYDAKDVYQAAYERQAQAIIPLNRRKEKLPPEGMDENRTPTCSMGYPMVYWGCEREKGILKFRCPHVCGKVNCPNGSAWCSPSNYGLVIKKKVEDDPRSFCTPHRGTREWEKLYAERTSVERAFSRLKEQLGANTVRVQGIKKVTAHLMLCCIALLAGTIAVNRQIHQQKAA, from the coding sequence ATGTATATTCGGCAAAAACCCTTATTTTCCTTCGATACTCTTATGCAATATCAACCCAAAACTCGTCTGGCGATGGTTTTTGAAAGTATTGATCTTCACCCCTTGTTAAAGACTTTACCAATAAAATCTATCCGCGGCCCTAAAGGATATAGTTCAGCCGCATTAATAAAAGCCTTTCTTGCAATGAGGTTATGTTCCATTCCTACCGTCACATTACTGGTCGAGCGCTTAAAAACTGACTTGGTTTTTCGCTACGAATGCGGCTTTTCACTAGAGCAGCCTGTACCATCATTAGCTACATTTAGTCGTTTCTTTCAAAAGATAGCTGAGACAGATAGCCTACAAGTGCTATTCTCTGCTTTGGTAGATACCGCCATTCAAGACAAGGTCATATCTGGTGAAGTTGTTGCAATCGATGCCAGCGCCATCGACTCTTATGAAAAACCTGTTCCTAAAAAGGAGCTAAATAGCAATGGCGACAGTGCTACCTGGGGTGCTAAGCTAGATACCCATGGTAATCAACATGTATGGTTTGGCTATAAACTACACCTGGCAGTTGACACCAAAAGCGAATTACCTATAGCGGTCAAAGTCACTCCTGCCAATCGGAACGATGTCACACAGGCTATCCCTTTAATGGATGAAATCAAGCACCAGCCAAAGTACTACTGCATGGATATGGGCTATGATGCCAAAGATGTTTATCAAGCCGCATATGAGCGCCAAGCACAAGCCATTATCCCTCTCAATCGCCGGAAAGAAAAATTACCGCCCGAAGGAATGGACGAAAATCGTACTCCAACATGCTCCATGGGTTATCCGATGGTTTACTGGGGGTGTGAAAGAGAAAAAGGAATATTAAAGTTTCGGTGTCCCCATGTATGTGGCAAAGTTAATTGTCCTAACGGGAGTGCATGGTGTTCACCGTCTAACTATGGCCTGGTTATAAAGAAAAAAGTTGAAGATGATCCGCGCAGCTTCTGTACTCCTCATCGTGGCACACGGGAATGGGAAAAACTTTATGCGGAGCGAACATCGGTAGAACGAGCATTTTCCCGATTGAAGGAGCAGCTTGGAGCAAACACAGTTCGTGTACAGGGAATTAAAAAGGTTACAGCACATCTAATGCTTTGCTGCATTGCTTTACTGGCAGGAACAATAGCGGTTAATCGCCAGATACATCAGCAAAAAGCAGCCTAA
- a CDS encoding LysM peptidoglycan-binding domain-containing protein, giving the protein MLKFYLKLFLFTMFVVIISWYGLSGAFAHTNAFLLSSSYQIITVNNGDTLWSIASNYVTDQDDIRDLIIAIKHTNNLDNGVVIHPGQQLKIPLKTKNLEIGIVVKK; this is encoded by the coding sequence ATGTTAAAGTTTTATTTAAAATTATTTTTATTTACCATGTTCGTAGTAATTATCTCCTGGTATGGTCTAAGCGGTGCATTTGCACACACAAATGCATTTTTGCTGTCTAGTTCTTATCAGATTATTACCGTTAATAATGGTGATACTTTATGGTCGATTGCATCAAATTATGTAACTGACCAAGATGATATTCGCGACTTAATCATAGCAATTAAGCATACAAATAATTTAGATAATGGCGTGGTAATTCATCCAGGTCAACAACTTAAAATTCCACTCAAAACAAAAAATCTCGAGATAGGCATTGTCGTCAAAAAATAG